A genomic window from Brevibacillus agri includes:
- a CDS encoding MarR family winged helix-turn-helix transcriptional regulator, which produces MQEASIRHVFEALNTMRAIDVVNKEDWERAAKEAELDSSVQLNILWIIYCYEGVRVTQIADWTFWHPSSIVIHIKKLMEKGMVTIEKSELDGRVVHVYPTQRGKEVLEASRRNVPSIFRLTYALEKMEERYSTAVVELFFECLSFVAQSLHGAEKVRWIQEGEERVMNPTHLIS; this is translated from the coding sequence ATGCAGGAGGCCTCGATTAGACACGTATTTGAAGCATTGAACACGATGCGCGCCATTGACGTAGTGAACAAGGAAGACTGGGAGCGAGCAGCGAAGGAAGCCGAACTGGATTCCTCCGTGCAATTAAACATTCTCTGGATCATTTACTGTTATGAGGGGGTGCGCGTCACGCAAATTGCCGACTGGACTTTCTGGCACCCGTCGTCGATCGTCATCCACATCAAAAAGTTGATGGAGAAAGGAATGGTGACGATTGAAAAGTCTGAGCTGGACGGACGCGTCGTACACGTGTACCCGACCCAGCGAGGCAAGGAAGTTCTGGAGGCAAGCCGAAGAAATGTGCCATCTATTTTCAGATTGACGTATGCGCTGGAGAAAATGGAGGAACGATACAGTACAGCAGTAGTCGAACTGTTCTTCGAATGCCTCTCCTTTGTGGCTCAATCGCTGCACGGAGCGGAGAAGGTAAGGTGGATTCAGGAGGGCGAGGAGCGGGTCATGAACCCCACTCATTTGATTAGTTAG
- a CDS encoding DUF3055 domain-containing protein, which translates to MEHYDHLYDVSENANVRFLGFISEGTRHDFGIVFTHKFYGKPLVICMQTGQSTLLSSDDAVNPGYLQRIFRLDSESEAKALAEFFQEYLPPIPFEENQY; encoded by the coding sequence ATGGAGCACTACGACCACTTATACGACGTTTCGGAAAACGCCAATGTCCGTTTTCTCGGGTTTATCTCCGAAGGAACGAGACACGACTTCGGCATTGTATTCACGCACAAGTTTTATGGAAAGCCGTTGGTGATCTGTATGCAGACGGGGCAATCTACCCTTCTCAGTTCAGATGATGCGGTAAATCCAGGGTACCTGCAAAGGATTTTCCGACTGGACTCGGAAAGTGAAGCCAAGGCACTCGCTGAATTTTTCCAAGAATACTTGCCTCCCATCCCATTTGAAGAAAATCAGTATTAG